A window of Pseudopipra pipra isolate bDixPip1 unplaced genomic scaffold, bDixPip1.hap1 HAP1_SCAFFOLD_229, whole genome shotgun sequence contains these coding sequences:
- the LOC135408202 gene encoding uncharacterized protein LOC135408202 has product MSQAAPSSCVSRQKSPGLRWLSVGVTHSGCPCPRDSPQSCLWHPLLKGGSCPEPAASSWRIQEDAAPVVWELVQEMEFQCYSLHGSWCSQKEPLCPQGENGASGQEEEKPRDSSLSPSQPLNCLPGNGGTGWTLDCSLCMCGSPLRNCRNSWCRLGRWIGRPSPSVPAQPLGPCPVVALPALQGKWEGPLQVLWVTLIAVGWSLESAQS; this is encoded by the exons atgagccaagcagcaccaagttcctgtgtaagcag gcagaagagcccaggcCTGAGATGGCTGAGTGTTGGTGTGACCCAcagtgggtgtccctgccctcgggacagtccccagagctgcctttggcatcccctgctgaagggtgggagctgcccagagccagcagcatccagctggaggatccaggaggatgcagctccTGTTGTCTGGGAG cttgtccaggagatggaattccagtgctacagTCTACATGGCTCGtggtgctcccaaaaggagCCTTTGTGCCCTCAGG gagaaaatggggCAAGcgggcaggaagaagagaagccccgtgactcctccctgagccccagccagcccctgaactgccttcctgggaatggtgggacgggctggactctggattgctccctctgcatgtgtg gctctcccctcaggaactgcaggaactcctggtgccgcctgggccgatggattggacgccccagcccctccgttcctgcccagcccctggggccgtgtccagtggtggcactgccagccctgcaggggaagtgggaagggcctttgcaggtcttgtgggtcacattgatagcag tgggatggagcctggaaagtgcacagagctga